Proteins from a genomic interval of Vanacampus margaritifer isolate UIUO_Vmar chromosome 4, RoL_Vmar_1.0, whole genome shotgun sequence:
- the nhsb gene encoding actin remodeling regulator NHS isoform X2 has translation MPFAKRIVEPPLLCRHQIPNDEGLLFEDLCAITNVVLSRTLRQLSDLARHACSLFQELENDIVSTNQRVWGLQNKIGQIQQNASALDPKKEAVPVSNLDIESKLSVHYQASWHQQHNVFHPCSRPPCLEELHKNAQLSLRALHRDEKQNERPASREKNRVTISISTVPPLPTFPSPHSIRRQQRSRLARAERTVRETEIQTVQRKERPGREADIQTIQKKFGCFYPLHPIEGCIFIPWNRKATSTGEGDDDELLTGHQRKTSAPAVPATQDKETKRSKENVSHSDQKTTSDDSRAVSSCIIPINVTGVGFDREASARCSLVHSQSVLQRRRKLRRRKTITGIPKRVQQDMDSDESPVARERTVIVHANPHQLSLCHEDFSISGRLHHTRDSGCQTDDFLIACTAAPSRRRIRAQRGHQGIPTSLSHSTGNISSLGDQSDSTNTSTATHTGRLRSRSLPREGGRLMDSDEDDDDNYDDDDDEDEDLSPYEAEDFIPPGPSPRLKMMMMKDEEESTDDQAAPEPLQLGSLKRLQRSGERDRGGGSPEHCWMERGRSRLPRKADMGSCEISSSSDTFSSPIHSVSTTGVLSSHVDHKEDHQSSSGNWSGSSSTCPSQTSETIPPPSSPPLTGSSHCDSELSLNTVPNAMDEGFSLDPSYHSEMRPQGPGHRSSSFTSSATDQLDDAGVSTASEGEWAYPPDQDQLDPDQYHDQTQTQDYRSKQALEDQTCFSEKNNTDKDTGSHCSSDAEGLYTSEQFGKSNQSYEHYMYNYADQGTESNIGASHPISHGVYSPSSSDYKTGTMTLGRPCRPLRKPKLKPPPPMRTTSLKEASSSVDVGTDTQADQDQPKMVHEQDLTLSSTDIKLELELGSIPEPLETSCLVAEPMGTWVMGLGGTVDIVEPMSFSSADTHSFKDEGAVQSDYADLWLHNTELKSNNCEYKSLSNLSTVTGTTVLDCMKSPDSSSSSTDTQSQPLSQSSETRAASPPHPPGDFKLGSPEKLAGLASPSSGYSSQSETPTSTLPSTSAAFFPGPLSPSTGKRKPKVPERKSSLSSLQHHPREGTSISSAYKRDPDFPPPPSQLDLNILHGGYVRHTLSHRTQHLHTLHHSKHRVANVVPTVTKVLVPESLNSNAPPCANSTALILSSNMLAITPSILRSVQLHSVSKSSNTVTSSDLESTSGAVSVTKPKCPPSGATLAPPPINIRPLPPRRPPPRPPTQDHTSSPDHAQPPPPGRHPDGPPSYESLLLRQDRYGPGTFWSMTAFRTRLDPFSELSDDSSPLHRPVPRAPHPSPVDLHTHIRSHTEYRGLTHSARAHPEFRILGERSFSQDDDDDEEDEEEEEQVKESQRATCHRVGMRTDQPPPPAYEFAGGSHLDSGPWTSPVKVPGTTVETSHPYLISDARKMRQVVQEDEEETSGATRSAHHLLPHENRDDSTTPDTEDYFSKDSTPTDNSLSPLTDDAKVDDDIATSPNKSRTTEDLFAMIHRSKRKVLGRKDSGDLNVKSRLCPTVPVNPNSVTNAIMPPPPPLNTPAIIATVSGSQRVPVPIYRSAKKSSTSNEEFKLLLLKKGSRSDSSYRMSATEILKSPITPKTHGESILEGPIGQAEETPPVYQEPPLSNLEPIQIPGLFPRANSESFTPKILPMTAASRQGRSRVPPVANSSRYSTRSRLYTAPMQAISEGETENSDGSPHDDRSS, from the exons CGGTGTCAAACTTGGATATAGAGAGCAAGCTGTCGGTTCACTATCAGGCCTCATGGCACCAACAACACAACGTGTTCCATCCATGCAGCCGACCACCATGTCTGGAGGAACTGCACAAAAACGCTCAGCTCAGCCTCCGAGCCCTGCACAGAG ACGAAAAGCAGAACGAGCGGCCCGCCAGTCGGGAGAAGAACAGGGTGACTATCTCCATCTCAACGGTGCCCCCTTTACCCACCTTCCCATCACCACATTCCATCAGGCGGCAACAGAGGAGTCGGCTAGCACGAGCG GAGAGGACAGTGAGAGAAACGGAAATCCAAACCGTTCAGAGAAAA GAGAGACCAGGGCGAGAGGCGGATATTCAGACGATACAAAAAAAG TTTGGGTGCTTTTACCCACTTCATCCTATTGAGGGATGCATCTTCATTCCGTGGAATAGAAAG GCTACCTCAACGGGCGAGGGAGACGATGATGAGTTGTTAACAGGTCACCAAAGAAAGACCTCAGCACCTGCTGTCCCCGCCACCCAGGACAAAGAGACCAAACGGTCCAAAGAAAACGTGTCCCATTCCGATCAAAAGACAACTTCAGATGACTCTCGTGCCGTCTCCTCCTGTATCATCCCCATCAATGTCACAG GAGTTGGATTTGATAGAGAGGCAAGTGCACGTTGCTCCCTTGTCCATTCTCAGTCGGTTCTTCAGAGAAGAAGGAAGCTGAGGAGGCGGAAGACCATCACTGGAATACCCAAACGAGTACAACAGGACATGG aCTCAGATGAATCACCAGTAGCAAGAGAGCGGACAGTAATTGTCCATGCCAATCCGCACCAACTCTCGCTGTGTCACGAAGACTTCTCAATTAGTGGTCGCCTTCACCACACTCGAGACTCTGGCTGCCAAACAGATGATTTCCTCATAGCAT GTACAGCTGCTCCTTCCAGGAGACGCATCAGAGCTCAAAGAGGCCATCAGGGAATCCCAACATCTCTTTCCCACTCAACAGGCAACATTTCTTCCCTTGGTGACCAGTCTGACTCTACAAATACAAGTACTGCAACGCACACTGGACGTTTGCGATCTCGCAGTCTCCCACGAGAAGGTGGACGCCTGATGGATAGCGATGAGGACGACGATGACAActacgatgatgatgatgacgaggatGAGGATTTGTCACCATATGAAGCGGAGGATTTTATTCCACCTGGCCCGAGTCCGAggctgaagatgatgatgatgaaggatgAGGAGGAGAGCACTGATGACCAGGCAGCTCCTGAGCCGCTGCAACTAGGAAGCCTGAAACGTCTGCAACGATCTGGGGAAAGAGATCGAGGAGGAGGGAGCCCAGAGCATTGCTGGATGGAGAGAGGCCGTTCTCGCCTGCCCCGCAAAGCTGACATGGGCAGCTGTGAGATTTCTTCTAGTTCTGATACTTTTAGTAGCCCAATTCACTCTGTGTCTACAACAGGAGTGCTGAGTAGCCATGTAGACCACAAGGAAGACCATCAGTCATCCAGTGGCAATTGGAGTGGTTCTAGTTCTACCTGCCCATCCCAAACCTCTGAAACCATCCCCCCACCTTCTTCTCCACCACTTACAGGCTCATCTCACTGTGACTCTGAGCTATCTCTTAACACTGTACCCAATGCCATGGATGAGGGATTTTCCCTGGACCCCTCGTACCATTCTGAAATGAGACCTCAAGGACCAGGCCACAGGTCAAGCTCATTCACATCATCAGCAACCGACCAGCTGGATGATGCAGGGGTCAGTACAGCCAGTGAGGGGGAATGGGCATATCCTCCTGACCAGGACCAACTGGACCCAGACCAATACCATGACCAGACCCAAACACAGGACTATAGATCCAAACAAGCTCTAGAAGACCAAACATGtttcagtgaaaaaaacaacactgacaAAGACACTGGCTCTCATTGTTCATCTGATGCAGAGGGTTTGTATACATCTGAGCAATTTGGGAAAAGTAATCAGAGTTACGAACACTACATGTACAACTATGCAGACCAGGGGACTGAATCCAACATTGGGGCATCACATCCTATTTCCCACGGAGTTTACTCTCCATCCTCGTCTGACTACAAAACAGGCACTATGACACTGGGGAGGCCTTGTCGTCCACTGAGGAAACCCAAACTAAAACCTCCTCCACCTATGCGAACGACCTCCCTAAAGGAGGCTAGTAGTAGTGTTGATGTAGGAACAGACACACAAGCAGATCAAGACCAACCAAAGATGGTTCATGAACAAGACCTTACATTGTCTTCCACAGATATTAAGTTGGAACTGGAACTTGGAAGCATTCCAGAACCATTAGAGACATCTTGTCTTGTGGCAGAGCCTATGGGAACATGGGTAATGGGGCTCGGAGGAACTGTGGATATAGTGGAACCCATGTCCTTCAGCTCAGCAGACACACACTCATTTAAGGATGAAGGAGCAGTGCAATCTGACTATGCAGACCTGTGGCTTCACAATACAGAGTTGAAGTCCAACAATTGTGAGTACAAATCCCTGTCTAATTTAAGCACAGTGACGGGCACAACTGTTTTGGATTGTATGAAGTCGCCAGACAGCTCGTCCTCCTCCACCGACACACAATCCCAGCCACTTTCCCAGTCTTCTGAGACCAGAGCTGCTAGTCCACCTCACCCGCCTGGAGACTTCAAACTTGGGTCGCCCGAGAAGTTGGCTGGTCTGGCTTCACCATCCAGCGGTTATTCAAGTCAGTCAGAAACACCGACTTCTACTTTGCCCTCAACTTCAGCAGCATTCTTCCCAGGACCGCTGTCCCCCTCCACCGGCAAAAGAAAGCCCAAAGTACCAGAGAGAAAGTCTTCTCTTTCGTCCTTGCAACACCATCcgagagaaggaacttctattTCCTCTGCTTACAAGAGAGACCCAGACTTCCCACCGCCACCTTCTCAGCTCGATCTTAACATTCTTCATGGTGGCTATGTCAGACATACACTCTCACACAGAACACAACACCTGCACACACTTCACCACAGCAAACACAGAGTAGCAAATGTTGTTCCCACTGTAACAAAGGTGTTGGTCCCTGAGTCATTAAATAGCAACGCCCCACCATGTGCAAACTCTACCGCTTTGATTCTAAGCTCTAATATGCTGGCGATAACTCCATCAATTCTACGTTCAGTGCAGCTTCACTCTGTCAGCAAATCTAGTAATACTGTGACCAGCTCAGATCTGGAATCTACAAGTGGAGCAGTTTCTGTTACCAAACCCAAATGTCCTCCCAGTGGTGCAACTCTGGCGCCACCCCCAATTAACATTAGGCCGCTCCCTCCTCGTAGACCGCCCCCCAGACCTCCAACTCAGGACCACACCTCCTCCCCTGATCACGCTCAACCCCCTCCACCTGGACGTCACCCTGATGGGCCTCCTTCTTACGAAAGCCTACTTCTCAGACAAGATCGATATGGGCCTGGAACTTTCTGGTCGATGACAGCATTCAGGACTCGCTTAGACCCGTTTTCAGAACTCTCTGATGACAGTTCGCCTTTGCATAGGCCAGTGCCACGTGCTCCTCACCCTTCACCAGTTGATCTACACACACATATCCGTTCACACACAGAGTATAGAGGGCTCACACATTCAGCTCGCGCACACCCAGAGTTTCGGATCTTGGGGGAGCGTTCTTTTTCCcaagatgacgatgatgatgaggaagatgaggaagaagaagaacaagtaAAAGAATCACAGAGGGCCACATGTCACAGGGTGGGCATGCGAACAGATCAACCTCCCCCTCCAGCCTACGAGTTTGCTGGAGGATCCCACCTGGACTCAGGGCCCTGGACTAGTCCAGTCAAAGTGCCTGGTACCACAGTGGAGACATCGCATCCTTACCTAATCAGCGATGCAAGGAAGATGAGACAAGTGGTGCAGGAAGACGAGGAAGAGACATCAGGTGCTACCAGAAGTGCCCATCACCTGCTGCCACACGAGAATAGAGACGACTCCACCACTCCTGACACAGAAGACTATTTCAGTAAAG ATTCCACACCCACTGACAACTCACTTTCCCCTTTGACGGATGACGCCAAAGTTGATGACGATATTGCAACATCACCCAACAAGTCCAGAACAACCGAGGATCTGTTTGCCATGATACACAG ATCCAAGAGAAAGGTCCTGGGCCGTAAAGATTCAGGAGACTTGAATGTAAAGTCTCGTCTCTGCCCCACAGTACCAGTGAACCCGAACAGTGTCACCAATGCCATTATGCCACCGCCCCCTCCGCTCAACACCCCAGCCATCATAGCCACCGTTTCCGGGTCACAACGCGTCCCTGTCCCAATCTACCGCAGCGCCAAGAAATCAAGTACATCCAATGAAGAGTTTAAGCTCCTGTTGCTTAAGAAAGGCAGCAGATCTGATTCTAGTTATCGCATGTCGGCCACAGAAATTCTGAAGAGCCCTATAACTCCAAAGACCCATGGGGAATCCATTCTGGAAGGCCCCATTGGTCAAGCTGAAGAGACCCCCCCAGTGTACCAGGAGCCGCCACTTTCCAACTTGGAACCAATCCAGA
- the nhsb gene encoding actin remodeling regulator NHS isoform X4 — protein MPFAKRIVEPPLLCRHQIPNDEGLLFEDLCAITNVVLSRTLRQLSDLARHACSLFQELENDIVSTNQRVWGLQNKIGQIQQNASALDPKKEAVPVSNLDIESKLSVHYQASWHQQHNVFHPCSRPPCLEELHKNAQLSLRALHRDEKQNERPASREKNRVTISISTVPPLPTFPSPHSIRRQQRSRLARAERTVRETEIQTVQRKERPGREADIQTIQKKATSTGEGDDDELLTGHQRKTSAPAVPATQDKETKRSKENVSHSDQKTTSDDSRAVSSCIIPINVTGVGFDREASARCSLVHSQSVLQRRRKLRRRKTITGIPKRVQQDMDSDESPVARERTVIVHANPHQLSLCHEDFSISGRLHHTRDSGCQTDDFLIACTAAPSRRRIRAQRGHQGIPTSLSHSTGNISSLGDQSDSTNTSTATHTGRLRSRSLPREGGRLMDSDEDDDDNYDDDDDEDEDLSPYEAEDFIPPGPSPRLKMMMMKDEEESTDDQAAPEPLQLGSLKRLQRSGERDRGGGSPEHCWMERGRSRLPRKADMGSCEISSSSDTFSSPIHSVSTTGVLSSHVDHKEDHQSSSGNWSGSSSTCPSQTSETIPPPSSPPLTGSSHCDSELSLNTVPNAMDEGFSLDPSYHSEMRPQGPGHRSSSFTSSATDQLDDAGVSTASEGEWAYPPDQDQLDPDQYHDQTQTQDYRSKQALEDQTCFSEKNNTDKDTGSHCSSDAEGLYTSEQFGKSNQSYEHYMYNYADQGTESNIGASHPISHGVYSPSSSDYKTGTMTLGRPCRPLRKPKLKPPPPMRTTSLKEASSSVDVGTDTQADQDQPKMVHEQDLTLSSTDIKLELELGSIPEPLETSCLVAEPMGTWVMGLGGTVDIVEPMSFSSADTHSFKDEGAVQSDYADLWLHNTELKSNNCEYKSLSNLSTVTGTTVLDCMKSPDSSSSSTDTQSQPLSQSSETRAASPPHPPGDFKLGSPEKLAGLASPSSGYSSQSETPTSTLPSTSAAFFPGPLSPSTGKRKPKVPERKSSLSSLQHHPREGTSISSAYKRDPDFPPPPSQLDLNILHGGYVRHTLSHRTQHLHTLHHSKHRVANVVPTVTKVLVPESLNSNAPPCANSTALILSSNMLAITPSILRSVQLHSVSKSSNTVTSSDLESTSGAVSVTKPKCPPSGATLAPPPINIRPLPPRRPPPRPPTQDHTSSPDHAQPPPPGRHPDGPPSYESLLLRQDRYGPGTFWSMTAFRTRLDPFSELSDDSSPLHRPVPRAPHPSPVDLHTHIRSHTEYRGLTHSARAHPEFRILGERSFSQDDDDDEEDEEEEEQVKESQRATCHRVGMRTDQPPPPAYEFAGGSHLDSGPWTSPVKVPGTTVETSHPYLISDARKMRQVVQEDEEETSGATRSAHHLLPHENRDDSTTPDTEDYFSKDSTPTDNSLSPLTDDAKVDDDIATSPNKSRTTEDLFAMIHRSKRKVLGRKDSGDLNVKSRLCPTVPVNPNSVTNAIMPPPPPLNTPAIIATVSGSQRVPVPIYRSAKKSSTSNEEFKLLLLKKGSRSDSSYRMSATEILKSPITPKTHGESILEGPIGQAEETPPVYQEPPLSNLEPIQIPGLFPRANSESFTPKILPMTAASRQGRSRVPPVANSSRYSTRSRLYTAPMQAISEGETENSDGSPHDDRSS, from the exons CGGTGTCAAACTTGGATATAGAGAGCAAGCTGTCGGTTCACTATCAGGCCTCATGGCACCAACAACACAACGTGTTCCATCCATGCAGCCGACCACCATGTCTGGAGGAACTGCACAAAAACGCTCAGCTCAGCCTCCGAGCCCTGCACAGAG ACGAAAAGCAGAACGAGCGGCCCGCCAGTCGGGAGAAGAACAGGGTGACTATCTCCATCTCAACGGTGCCCCCTTTACCCACCTTCCCATCACCACATTCCATCAGGCGGCAACAGAGGAGTCGGCTAGCACGAGCG GAGAGGACAGTGAGAGAAACGGAAATCCAAACCGTTCAGAGAAAA GAGAGACCAGGGCGAGAGGCGGATATTCAGACGATACAAAAAAAG GCTACCTCAACGGGCGAGGGAGACGATGATGAGTTGTTAACAGGTCACCAAAGAAAGACCTCAGCACCTGCTGTCCCCGCCACCCAGGACAAAGAGACCAAACGGTCCAAAGAAAACGTGTCCCATTCCGATCAAAAGACAACTTCAGATGACTCTCGTGCCGTCTCCTCCTGTATCATCCCCATCAATGTCACAG GAGTTGGATTTGATAGAGAGGCAAGTGCACGTTGCTCCCTTGTCCATTCTCAGTCGGTTCTTCAGAGAAGAAGGAAGCTGAGGAGGCGGAAGACCATCACTGGAATACCCAAACGAGTACAACAGGACATGG aCTCAGATGAATCACCAGTAGCAAGAGAGCGGACAGTAATTGTCCATGCCAATCCGCACCAACTCTCGCTGTGTCACGAAGACTTCTCAATTAGTGGTCGCCTTCACCACACTCGAGACTCTGGCTGCCAAACAGATGATTTCCTCATAGCAT GTACAGCTGCTCCTTCCAGGAGACGCATCAGAGCTCAAAGAGGCCATCAGGGAATCCCAACATCTCTTTCCCACTCAACAGGCAACATTTCTTCCCTTGGTGACCAGTCTGACTCTACAAATACAAGTACTGCAACGCACACTGGACGTTTGCGATCTCGCAGTCTCCCACGAGAAGGTGGACGCCTGATGGATAGCGATGAGGACGACGATGACAActacgatgatgatgatgacgaggatGAGGATTTGTCACCATATGAAGCGGAGGATTTTATTCCACCTGGCCCGAGTCCGAggctgaagatgatgatgatgaaggatgAGGAGGAGAGCACTGATGACCAGGCAGCTCCTGAGCCGCTGCAACTAGGAAGCCTGAAACGTCTGCAACGATCTGGGGAAAGAGATCGAGGAGGAGGGAGCCCAGAGCATTGCTGGATGGAGAGAGGCCGTTCTCGCCTGCCCCGCAAAGCTGACATGGGCAGCTGTGAGATTTCTTCTAGTTCTGATACTTTTAGTAGCCCAATTCACTCTGTGTCTACAACAGGAGTGCTGAGTAGCCATGTAGACCACAAGGAAGACCATCAGTCATCCAGTGGCAATTGGAGTGGTTCTAGTTCTACCTGCCCATCCCAAACCTCTGAAACCATCCCCCCACCTTCTTCTCCACCACTTACAGGCTCATCTCACTGTGACTCTGAGCTATCTCTTAACACTGTACCCAATGCCATGGATGAGGGATTTTCCCTGGACCCCTCGTACCATTCTGAAATGAGACCTCAAGGACCAGGCCACAGGTCAAGCTCATTCACATCATCAGCAACCGACCAGCTGGATGATGCAGGGGTCAGTACAGCCAGTGAGGGGGAATGGGCATATCCTCCTGACCAGGACCAACTGGACCCAGACCAATACCATGACCAGACCCAAACACAGGACTATAGATCCAAACAAGCTCTAGAAGACCAAACATGtttcagtgaaaaaaacaacactgacaAAGACACTGGCTCTCATTGTTCATCTGATGCAGAGGGTTTGTATACATCTGAGCAATTTGGGAAAAGTAATCAGAGTTACGAACACTACATGTACAACTATGCAGACCAGGGGACTGAATCCAACATTGGGGCATCACATCCTATTTCCCACGGAGTTTACTCTCCATCCTCGTCTGACTACAAAACAGGCACTATGACACTGGGGAGGCCTTGTCGTCCACTGAGGAAACCCAAACTAAAACCTCCTCCACCTATGCGAACGACCTCCCTAAAGGAGGCTAGTAGTAGTGTTGATGTAGGAACAGACACACAAGCAGATCAAGACCAACCAAAGATGGTTCATGAACAAGACCTTACATTGTCTTCCACAGATATTAAGTTGGAACTGGAACTTGGAAGCATTCCAGAACCATTAGAGACATCTTGTCTTGTGGCAGAGCCTATGGGAACATGGGTAATGGGGCTCGGAGGAACTGTGGATATAGTGGAACCCATGTCCTTCAGCTCAGCAGACACACACTCATTTAAGGATGAAGGAGCAGTGCAATCTGACTATGCAGACCTGTGGCTTCACAATACAGAGTTGAAGTCCAACAATTGTGAGTACAAATCCCTGTCTAATTTAAGCACAGTGACGGGCACAACTGTTTTGGATTGTATGAAGTCGCCAGACAGCTCGTCCTCCTCCACCGACACACAATCCCAGCCACTTTCCCAGTCTTCTGAGACCAGAGCTGCTAGTCCACCTCACCCGCCTGGAGACTTCAAACTTGGGTCGCCCGAGAAGTTGGCTGGTCTGGCTTCACCATCCAGCGGTTATTCAAGTCAGTCAGAAACACCGACTTCTACTTTGCCCTCAACTTCAGCAGCATTCTTCCCAGGACCGCTGTCCCCCTCCACCGGCAAAAGAAAGCCCAAAGTACCAGAGAGAAAGTCTTCTCTTTCGTCCTTGCAACACCATCcgagagaaggaacttctattTCCTCTGCTTACAAGAGAGACCCAGACTTCCCACCGCCACCTTCTCAGCTCGATCTTAACATTCTTCATGGTGGCTATGTCAGACATACACTCTCACACAGAACACAACACCTGCACACACTTCACCACAGCAAACACAGAGTAGCAAATGTTGTTCCCACTGTAACAAAGGTGTTGGTCCCTGAGTCATTAAATAGCAACGCCCCACCATGTGCAAACTCTACCGCTTTGATTCTAAGCTCTAATATGCTGGCGATAACTCCATCAATTCTACGTTCAGTGCAGCTTCACTCTGTCAGCAAATCTAGTAATACTGTGACCAGCTCAGATCTGGAATCTACAAGTGGAGCAGTTTCTGTTACCAAACCCAAATGTCCTCCCAGTGGTGCAACTCTGGCGCCACCCCCAATTAACATTAGGCCGCTCCCTCCTCGTAGACCGCCCCCCAGACCTCCAACTCAGGACCACACCTCCTCCCCTGATCACGCTCAACCCCCTCCACCTGGACGTCACCCTGATGGGCCTCCTTCTTACGAAAGCCTACTTCTCAGACAAGATCGATATGGGCCTGGAACTTTCTGGTCGATGACAGCATTCAGGACTCGCTTAGACCCGTTTTCAGAACTCTCTGATGACAGTTCGCCTTTGCATAGGCCAGTGCCACGTGCTCCTCACCCTTCACCAGTTGATCTACACACACATATCCGTTCACACACAGAGTATAGAGGGCTCACACATTCAGCTCGCGCACACCCAGAGTTTCGGATCTTGGGGGAGCGTTCTTTTTCCcaagatgacgatgatgatgaggaagatgaggaagaagaagaacaagtaAAAGAATCACAGAGGGCCACATGTCACAGGGTGGGCATGCGAACAGATCAACCTCCCCCTCCAGCCTACGAGTTTGCTGGAGGATCCCACCTGGACTCAGGGCCCTGGACTAGTCCAGTCAAAGTGCCTGGTACCACAGTGGAGACATCGCATCCTTACCTAATCAGCGATGCAAGGAAGATGAGACAAGTGGTGCAGGAAGACGAGGAAGAGACATCAGGTGCTACCAGAAGTGCCCATCACCTGCTGCCACACGAGAATAGAGACGACTCCACCACTCCTGACACAGAAGACTATTTCAGTAAAG ATTCCACACCCACTGACAACTCACTTTCCCCTTTGACGGATGACGCCAAAGTTGATGACGATATTGCAACATCACCCAACAAGTCCAGAACAACCGAGGATCTGTTTGCCATGATACACAG ATCCAAGAGAAAGGTCCTGGGCCGTAAAGATTCAGGAGACTTGAATGTAAAGTCTCGTCTCTGCCCCACAGTACCAGTGAACCCGAACAGTGTCACCAATGCCATTATGCCACCGCCCCCTCCGCTCAACACCCCAGCCATCATAGCCACCGTTTCCGGGTCACAACGCGTCCCTGTCCCAATCTACCGCAGCGCCAAGAAATCAAGTACATCCAATGAAGAGTTTAAGCTCCTGTTGCTTAAGAAAGGCAGCAGATCTGATTCTAGTTATCGCATGTCGGCCACAGAAATTCTGAAGAGCCCTATAACTCCAAAGACCCATGGGGAATCCATTCTGGAAGGCCCCATTGGTCAAGCTGAAGAGACCCCCCCAGTGTACCAGGAGCCGCCACTTTCCAACTTGGAACCAATCCAGA